The Pseudomonadota bacterium genome contains the following window.
CCAGCATCAGCTCACCATCTTTATGGTCACCCACGATCTGAAAGAAGGGTTTTACCTGGGCACCCGGCTCTGGGTGTTCGACAAGGTGCGGCAGGATCCCCACGCGCCGCAAGCCTATGGCGCGCGAATCACCTACGACCTGCCAGCCGGGCGAAAGCCGGATGCACTACCACCCGTCGATGTGGCCGGTGAGGACAAACCAGATGGGGGCGCGGCGATGGATCAGCAGATAGGGCGTTGAGCGTCGAGCGGAGAATGAGAAACTCATGAGTCAAAGCCTTTACGAATACACCTTAGCGCCGGCCACCCACTGGTCGTTTCGCCTGCGTCGGGGTCTGCAGTTGACGCTGACCGACCTTGAAGGCGGCGCGAACGTGGGGATGCTGTTTTATAACCCGGAAAATCTGCTGGAGCGCTACAACGCGCCCGACACCCTCAAGTGCCAGCACACGTTTAAATTAACCGCAGGGCATTGTCTGTATTCGGATATGGGGCGCATCTTTTGCTCGATCGTCGAAGACAGTCTTGGCTGGCACGAAACCGTCTGCGGCAACAGCTCCGACGAGCAGGTTACCCGCCAGTGGGGGGCGCGGGATTACCAGGCCGATCGCAACGACTGGCGGCAGAATGGTCAGGATGCGTTTTTGGTGGAGCTGGCCAAATACGGACTGGGGGAGCGGGACATGGCGGCGAATCTTAACCTGTTCAGCCGCGTCGTCACCGATGCGGCCGGTCACCTGTCCCTGGACTCGGCCGCTGCAGCCGGTGCGCGGCTGACCTTGCGATTCGAAATGGACACCCTGGTGATCATGCACAGCTGTCCACACCCCTTGAACGCGGCGGGTGCCTATCCACGCAAGCCTGTCCACTGTGAAATTTCCGAGGCGCCGCCGGTACTGCCCGATGACCTCTGTTTGAATCACTGTGAGGAAAACAAAAGGGGCTTTGAAAATAATCGCCTGTATCACCTGGGGCTCGGGTAGCAACCCTGCGGGTGAATGAAACGGGCTGTGATAGGGATGAGCTGATGATTAAAGAAAGTCATTTATCGGCGGCCGATGCCGCGCTGAGTGTGAAGGTTCGGGCCGGCGACTACTGGTTTCAGCCGATTGCTGCCGGTGACACCCTGCGCATTGTGGACTGTGAGGGCAACCAGGCCGCTGACACCCTGTTTTACAGCGCGGCCGATCCGGCCGAGCGCTACAGTGCGGTGGATACCATTCGCGAACAGGGCAACATTTACCTGTCAGCCGGTTCCCGCCTGATGTCGACACGAGGCAATGTGCTGCTGGAAATCAGCGCCGACACCTGCGGTCGTCACGATACTCTGGGTGGCGCCTGTGCCAGCGAGAGCAACACGGTGCGTTATGCGCTGGACAAACGCGGCATGCATGCCTGTCGCGACAGCTGGATGCTGGCCGTGTCTGAGCATCCGGAATACGGCATCGGCAAGCGCGACATCACCCACAACATCAACTTTTTTATGAACGTGCCGGTCACCGAGGCCGGTGGGCTGACCTTCGAAGATGGGATTTCAGCGCCGGGAAAGTATGTCGAATTGGTCGCGAAAATGGACGTGCTGGTGCTGATCTCCAATTGCCCGCAGTTGAACAACCCCTGTAATGGTTATAACCCCACCCCGATCGAGGTCTTGGTGTGGCATTGACGATTCACCGGTGACGATTCGCTTGGGGCCCAATAAACAAGCGTCCGGGACGGCCCGGCACGTGTAGTTGATCCGCGGGACGACCCGCTACAGGACGACTGATGTTTCGCAAGGTGCTGATTGCCAATCGCGGCGCCATCGCGGTGAGAATCTGCCGCACGCTTAAATCCCTGGGTATTACTTCAGTGGCGGTCTACGCCCATGCGGACCGCCATTCCATGCACCGGCGGCTCGCCGACGAAGCCTGGTCGCTGGGGGCTGGAAATGCCACCGAAACGTACCTGAATCAGCAAAAGCTCTTCGAAATTGCCGAAAAAAGCGGCGCCGAGGCGATTCATCCCGGCTACGGTTTTCTCAGTGAGAACGCGGATTTTGTGCGCGCCTGTGAACGCAGGGGCCTGACTTTCATCGGCCCCGAGGCTGAACAGATCGAAGCCTTCGGCATGAAGCACACGGCTCGGCGTTTGGCCGAGGAGAATCGCGTGCCTTTGTTGCCGGGCACCGGCCTGCTGGCCGACGCGGCACAGGCGCTGCGCGAAGCAGAGCAGATTGGCTACCCGGTCATACTCAAGAGCACGGCGGGTGGTGGCGGCATCGGCATGCAGGTGTGTGCCGATGCCAAGACGCTGGCCGAGGCCTTTGATCGGGTCAAGCGCCTGGGCGCCAATAATTTTGCCCACGATGGGGTGTACCTGGAGAAGTACATCGTCCACGCCCGGCACGTCGAGGTGCAAGTATTTGGCGATGGGCGCGGCGGTGTGCGCAGCTTCGGCGAGCGGGATTGCTCGGCACAACGGCGTCATCAAAAAGTGCTTGAGGAGACCCCGGCGCCTGGTTTGCGTGAACCGGTTAGAGCTGAGCTACATCGCACGGCCGAGCGCCTGATGGCGGCGGTGGGCTATCGCGGCGCCGGCACCGTGGAGTTCATCTATGACGCCGACAGCGAAGGGTTCTGGTTCCTCGAAGTCAACACCCGGCTGCAGGTGGAGCATGGCGTCACCGAGCAGGTTTACGGCATCGATCTGGTGGCGTGGATGGTCGAGCTGGCCGCCGGCCGTATCACCCGTGTCGACGACCTGCCTCGACCCCAGCCCCGGGGCTGTTCCATTCAGGCGCGTATTTACGCGGAAGACCCCAATAAGGACTTTCAGCCCAGCGCCGGCCTGCTGACCCATGTCAGCTTTCCCGAACCGCTGAATCCGGTAGGCGATGACGGCCCCGGCGCGTTGCGGGTGGACCACTGGATCAGTGCCGGTCAGGAGGTTTCGCCCCTGTACGATCCGATGCTGGCCATGGTCATCGCCCACGCGGGCGACCGCGCCGGTGCGTTGCGGGCGCTGGACCAGGCCCTGGAAAGTACCGCAATCGAAGGGGTTGAAACCAACAAAGCGTATCTGCGCGGCATCCTGGCCAGTGAGGCTTTTCGCCAGGGGGGCATCGGCACCGCCTTTCTGAACCGCTTTTCGGTTTCGGTGGCCACCATTGACGTGTTGGTCGCGGGCACCCAAACCAGCGTCCAGGATTTTCCCGGACGACAGGGCTATTGGCATGTCGGTGTGCCGCCCTCCGGCGCTTTCGACGGCCGCGCTTTTCGCCTCGCCAACCGCTTGTTGGACAACGATGAAGACGCCGCGGGCCTGGAGCTGACCTTGCAGGGGCCCAGCTTACGTTTCAACGTGGCCTCCGCCATTGTGCTCAGCGGCGCGCCGATGCCCGCGACACTCGACGGAGAGGATTGCCCGGCCAACACTGTGGTCGCCGTGCGCGCCGGGCAGGTGCTGGAGATTGGCAAGGCGCAGGCTGGCGCGCGCGCCTACCTGGCCATTGCCGGTGGCATCGCCTGTCAACCTTATCTGGGTTCTCGATCCACCTTTACCTTAGGTCGTTTCGGCGGGCACGGCGGGCGTGCCTTGCGGGTGGGCGATGTGTTGCATCTCAATACCAGTGCCGAAACTGCCGGCGCGCCAGGCCCTATCGGCGCGCGTCTGCCGGAAGCGCTGATCTCCAGCTTCAACCAGCAGTGGCAATTGCATGTTGTCCCTGGCCCGCACGCTGCGCCCGATTTTTTCACCGAAGCGGATATCCGCACATTTTTCGAGGCCGAGTGGCGGGTGCACTTTAACTCCAGCCGCACGGGCATCCGCCTGATTGGGCCGAAACCCCAGTGGGCGAGAAGTGATGGCGGCGAAGCCGGTATGCATCCCTCGAATATCCATGACAACGCCTATGCGCCGGGATCGGTGGATTACACCGGGGATATGCCCGTTATTCTCGGGCCGGATGGCCCCTCGCTGGGTGGCTTTGTGTGTCCGGCGACGGTGATCTCCGCCGATCTGTGGAAGCTGGGCCAGCTCAAAGCCGGCGACACGCTGCGATTTGTCCCGGTCAGCATCGCCGAGGCGGTGCGCCTGTCCCAGGCGATGGAAGACGAAATCAACACCTTGACCCCGAGGCAATCAAGGCCGGAAACCTTGCCCATTGACCGGGTCGTCACCACCACGCCGGTATTGCAGCAGCTCGACCCGGTCGACAACACCCAAAGCCAGGCGCCGGCGGTGGTCTATCGGCCCACCGGCGATCGCTATGTGTTAGTGGAATATGGGCCACTGGTGCTGGATATCCGCCTGCGTTTTCGGGTCCACGCCCTGATGCTATGGCTGGAGCAGCGAGCAATTGCCGGCGTGCTGGAGCTGACGCCGGGCGTTCGTTCGCTGCAAGTCCGCTACGACCCGCTGCGTGTGTCCCTGGAAAAATTGCTCTCGATACTGCGCGATGCCGAACAGGACCTGGGCGATGTGGATGCACTGACCATTCCTTCGCGCACGGTCCACCTGCCATTGAGCTGGAATGATCCGGTGTGTCAGCAAGCGGTTGAACGCTATACCCATTCGGTGCGCGGGGATGCGCCCTGGTGCCCGGATAACATTGAATTCATTCGCCGTATCAACGGCTTGGAAAGCGTCGATGCGGTCAAACGCATGGTATTCGACGCCACCTATGTGGTGATGGGCCTGGGCGATGTTTACCTCGGTGCCCCGGTGGCGACACCACTCGACCCGCGCCACCGTTTGGTCACCACCAAATACAACCCGGCGCGCACCTGGACGGCGGAAAACTCCGTGGGTATCGGGGGTTCCTATCTCTGTGTCTACGGCATGGAGGGACCGGGGGGCTATCAGTTAATCGGGCGCACCTTGCAGATGTGGAACCGTTTTCAAAGCACCGCTGCGTTTGAGCGGCCCTGGTTGCTGCGGTTTTTTGATCGCATTCGGTTTTATGAAGTCGGTGAGGAAGAACTCGCGCAAATCCGGGAAGAGTTCCCCATCGGGGCCTATCCGCTGCGCATTGAGGAGGACTCTTTTTGTCTGGGGGATTATCAGGCTTTTCTTGAGCAAAACAGTGCGGGGATTGCCGCATTTACCGAGCAGCGGCAGCACGCCTTCAACGCAGAGCTGGCCCGCTGGATTGCCAACGGCCAATTGAACTTTGATTCCGCCCAGGCGCCGACGGAAGCCCCCGAGGAGCAAGCCGAGTTGCCGCCGGGGGCAACCGCCGTGGATAGTCCTGTGGCCGGAAATATCTGGCGACTTAAGGTGGCCCCGGGGGATCGGGTAAGCCGGGGGCAGGCGCTGGCGGTGCTTGAATCCATGAAAACGGAAATCGAATTAAGCGCACCGGCGGACGGGACCGTGCTGCGGATTCTGCGCAGCGAAGGGCAGGCCGTTGAGGCCGGCCAGTTGTTGATGATTCTGGAGTAAGCGCTGGCAAAGCTTATCGGGCGCGTTATTTGTAGCCGTGCCAGCGAGTGTGAATTAAAAACTGGAGGCGCTTAATGTCTTTCACCATTTCATCAATCGGCGCGCTGTTGCGCGCCTACCGCAGCGGCGAAGTTCGCCCC
Protein-coding sequences here:
- a CDS encoding urea carboxylase-associated family protein is translated as MSQSLYEYTLAPATHWSFRLRRGLQLTLTDLEGGANVGMLFYNPENLLERYNAPDTLKCQHTFKLTAGHCLYSDMGRIFCSIVEDSLGWHETVCGNSSDEQVTRQWGARDYQADRNDWRQNGQDAFLVELAKYGLGERDMAANLNLFSRVVTDAAGHLSLDSAAAAGARLTLRFEMDTLVIMHSCPHPLNAAGAYPRKPVHCEISEAPPVLPDDLCLNHCEENKRGFENNRLYHLGLG
- a CDS encoding urea carboxylase-associated family protein, translated to MIKESHLSAADAALSVKVRAGDYWFQPIAAGDTLRIVDCEGNQAADTLFYSAADPAERYSAVDTIREQGNIYLSAGSRLMSTRGNVLLEISADTCGRHDTLGGACASESNTVRYALDKRGMHACRDSWMLAVSEHPEYGIGKRDITHNINFFMNVPVTEAGGLTFEDGISAPGKYVELVAKMDVLVLISNCPQLNNPCNGYNPTPIEVLVWH
- the uca gene encoding urea carboxylase; the encoded protein is MFRKVLIANRGAIAVRICRTLKSLGITSVAVYAHADRHSMHRRLADEAWSLGAGNATETYLNQQKLFEIAEKSGAEAIHPGYGFLSENADFVRACERRGLTFIGPEAEQIEAFGMKHTARRLAEENRVPLLPGTGLLADAAQALREAEQIGYPVILKSTAGGGGIGMQVCADAKTLAEAFDRVKRLGANNFAHDGVYLEKYIVHARHVEVQVFGDGRGGVRSFGERDCSAQRRHQKVLEETPAPGLREPVRAELHRTAERLMAAVGYRGAGTVEFIYDADSEGFWFLEVNTRLQVEHGVTEQVYGIDLVAWMVELAAGRITRVDDLPRPQPRGCSIQARIYAEDPNKDFQPSAGLLTHVSFPEPLNPVGDDGPGALRVDHWISAGQEVSPLYDPMLAMVIAHAGDRAGALRALDQALESTAIEGVETNKAYLRGILASEAFRQGGIGTAFLNRFSVSVATIDVLVAGTQTSVQDFPGRQGYWHVGVPPSGAFDGRAFRLANRLLDNDEDAAGLELTLQGPSLRFNVASAIVLSGAPMPATLDGEDCPANTVVAVRAGQVLEIGKAQAGARAYLAIAGGIACQPYLGSRSTFTLGRFGGHGGRALRVGDVLHLNTSAETAGAPGPIGARLPEALISSFNQQWQLHVVPGPHAAPDFFTEADIRTFFEAEWRVHFNSSRTGIRLIGPKPQWARSDGGEAGMHPSNIHDNAYAPGSVDYTGDMPVILGPDGPSLGGFVCPATVISADLWKLGQLKAGDTLRFVPVSIAEAVRLSQAMEDEINTLTPRQSRPETLPIDRVVTTTPVLQQLDPVDNTQSQAPAVVYRPTGDRYVLVEYGPLVLDIRLRFRVHALMLWLEQRAIAGVLELTPGVRSLQVRYDPLRVSLEKLLSILRDAEQDLGDVDALTIPSRTVHLPLSWNDPVCQQAVERYTHSVRGDAPWCPDNIEFIRRINGLESVDAVKRMVFDATYVVMGLGDVYLGAPVATPLDPRHRLVTTKYNPARTWTAENSVGIGGSYLCVYGMEGPGGYQLIGRTLQMWNRFQSTAAFERPWLLRFFDRIRFYEVGEEELAQIREEFPIGAYPLRIEEDSFCLGDYQAFLEQNSAGIAAFTEQRQHAFNAELARWIANGQLNFDSAQAPTEAPEEQAELPPGATAVDSPVAGNIWRLKVAPGDRVSRGQALAVLESMKTEIELSAPADGTVLRILRSEGQAVEAGQLLMILE